A genomic segment from Flavobacterium litorale encodes:
- a CDS encoding low molecular weight protein-tyrosine-phosphatase codes for MATKILMVCLGNICRSPLAEGILQSKLPKDKFIVDSAGTGDWHVGHQPDKRSVAVAKKNGLDIANQKARQFTASDFEMFDYIYVMDKSNYDNVVKLAPNPEAKAKVQLMLDGLTTVKGMEVPDPYFGGNEGFDTVYAMLDEACTVVANKLLNK; via the coding sequence ATGGCAACTAAAATACTAATGGTTTGTTTGGGTAATATTTGCCGATCGCCATTGGCAGAAGGTATATTACAATCCAAACTACCTAAAGATAAATTTATTGTGGACTCGGCTGGTACGGGCGACTGGCATGTTGGGCATCAGCCTGATAAACGTTCTGTAGCTGTTGCAAAGAAAAATGGTTTGGATATTGCCAACCAGAAAGCACGACAGTTTACAGCTTCTGATTTTGAAATGTTCGACTATATTTATGTAATGGATAAATCGAATTACGATAACGTGGTAAAGTTAGCACCTAATCCAGAGGCTAAAGCTAAAGTACAATTAATGCTTGATGGGTTAACTACTGTAAAAGGTATGGAAGTTCCTGATCCTTATTTTGGTGGTAACGAAGGTTTTGATACCGTGTATGCTATGCTAGACGAGGCGTGTACCGTTGTTGCCAACAAACTACTTAACAAATAG
- a CDS encoding SAM-dependent methyltransferase, whose product MEALGKLYLLPVPLGPDTDPKKVLPETVARSIAFINHYIVENQKTARRFIKAILPSKEQPDLELFVLNKRTEASEYINFIQPCFEGKNVGLMSEAGCPGVADPGAAIVKLAHQKGIQVVPLVGPSSILLAVMASGMNGQSFAFNGYLPIDKSDKKSALKQFEKLSEDKNQSQLFIETPYRNNKLLEDILTVLQPTTHLCIAADITLPTEYIKTKTVAEWRKEKPDLHNRPSIFALHRF is encoded by the coding sequence ATGGAAGCTTTAGGTAAACTTTATTTGCTCCCTGTTCCACTAGGACCTGATACCGACCCTAAGAAGGTATTGCCTGAAACAGTAGCACGAAGTATTGCGTTTATAAACCATTACATTGTAGAAAACCAAAAAACAGCACGCCGTTTTATAAAAGCCATACTCCCTAGTAAGGAGCAACCCGATTTGGAGTTGTTTGTACTGAATAAACGTACCGAGGCATCGGAATATATTAATTTTATACAGCCTTGTTTTGAGGGTAAGAATGTAGGCTTAATGAGTGAAGCAGGTTGCCCTGGTGTTGCCGACCCTGGTGCTGCCATTGTAAAACTAGCACACCAAAAAGGAATACAGGTTGTACCATTGGTAGGACCTTCGTCTATACTTTTAGCAGTAATGGCAAGTGGTATGAATGGGCAGAGTTTTGCTTTTAATGGTTACTTACCGATAGATAAATCAGACAAAAAAAGTGCGTTAAAACAGTTTGAGAAATTATCTGAAGATAAAAACCAATCGCAGCTTTTTATAGAAACGCCGTATCGTAATAATAAGTTGCTAGAGGATATTCTGACTGTACTGCAACCTACTACACACCTTTGTATTGCTGCCGATATTACACTACCTACAGAATACATTAAAACAAAAACAGTAGCAGAGTGGCGAAAGGAAAAACCCGACCTGCATAACAGGCCGAGCATCTTCGCTCTCCACAGGTTTTAA
- the dnaA gene encoding chromosomal replication initiator protein DnaA: protein MTKTAQSVWENCLLFIKDNIQDQAYKTWFEPIRAVELTDNALYIQVPSKFFYEWLEEHYVKLLKVALTKELGTGAKLLYKIKMENTYGNKQPFTEQLPSAHRAPVKPQEVDVPLQNKNPELKNPFIIPGIRNLKIESQLNANYSFDNFFEGDSNRLARSAGMAVANKPGGTSFNPLLIFGGVGLGKTHLAHAIGVEIKDKFPDKTVLYISAEIFTQQYIDSVKRNTRNDFIHFYQLIDVLIIDDVQFLSGKTGTQDVFFHIFNHLHQNGKQVILTSDKAPVDMQDIEQRLLSRFKWGLSAELHQPDYETRISILNNILYRDGVEIPEEIIEYVAKNIKSNVRELEGAIISLIAQSSFNHREVTIELAKQVVEKFVKNIKREISIDYIQKVVSDYFQLDIDTLQSKTRKRHVVQARQLAMFFAKKYTKSSLANIGSQIGHRDHATVLHACKTVDNLVSTDKQFRKFVDDINKKLSV from the coding sequence ATGACTAAAACTGCGCAATCGGTATGGGAAAACTGTCTACTCTTCATAAAGGACAATATTCAAGATCAAGCCTACAAAACTTGGTTTGAACCGATACGTGCCGTTGAACTTACTGACAATGCATTGTACATACAGGTACCTAGCAAATTTTTTTATGAGTGGCTGGAGGAGCATTACGTAAAACTCCTAAAAGTTGCCCTAACGAAAGAACTTGGTACGGGCGCAAAGTTACTCTATAAAATTAAGATGGAAAATACTTATGGTAACAAACAGCCCTTTACGGAGCAGTTACCAAGTGCACACCGTGCTCCTGTAAAACCACAGGAGGTGGATGTACCATTGCAAAATAAAAACCCAGAATTAAAAAACCCTTTTATTATACCTGGTATACGCAACCTTAAAATAGAATCGCAACTTAATGCCAATTATAGTTTTGATAACTTTTTTGAGGGCGACTCCAATAGGTTAGCGCGTTCGGCAGGTATGGCGGTTGCCAACAAACCTGGTGGTACATCGTTTAACCCACTACTTATATTTGGTGGTGTGGGGTTGGGTAAAACACACTTAGCGCATGCTATTGGTGTGGAGATAAAAGATAAATTCCCAGATAAAACAGTACTTTATATTTCTGCTGAAATATTTACACAACAATATATCGACTCGGTTAAGCGCAACACGCGTAATGATTTTATTCATTTCTATCAGCTTATTGATGTATTGATTATAGATGATGTACAATTCCTTTCGGGTAAAACAGGAACACAAGATGTGTTTTTCCACATCTTTAACCACCTGCACCAAAATGGCAAGCAGGTAATTCTTACCTCCGATAAAGCACCTGTGGATATGCAGGATATTGAGCAACGCTTATTATCGCGCTTTAAATGGGGATTATCGGCAGAGTTACACCAACCTGATTACGAAACAAGAATTTCCATACTTAACAACATTTTATACAGAGATGGCGTAGAAATACCTGAGGAAATTATAGAGTATGTAGCCAAGAACATTAAAAGCAATGTTCGTGAGTTAGAAGGCGCAATAATATCGTTAATAGCACAATCATCATTCAACCACCGCGAGGTTACTATTGAGCTTGCCAAACAAGTGGTAGAGAAGTTTGTGAAAAATATTAAGCGCGAAATCTCTATTGACTACATCCAAAAAGTAGTATCGGACTATTTCCAATTGGATATCGATACGCTACAATCTAAAACCAGAAAACGCCACGTAGTACAGGCAAGACAGTTGGCTATGTTTTTTGCAAAAAAATACACCAAATCATCATTAGCCAATATTGGTTCGCAAATTGGGCACCGTGACCATGCTACGGTATTGCACGCTTGTAAAACGGTTGACAATTTAGTATCTACAGATAAACAATTCCGCAAATTTGTTGATGACATCAACAAAAAACTTTCGGTATAA